The Malus domestica chromosome 10, GDT2T_hap1 genome contains a region encoding:
- the LOC103454488 gene encoding uncharacterized protein has protein sequence MGPPKNAARTISQEAFDEVVKENMEDLGMDPTEALEDAIQTLTLQGVDLSGIVTCVPGEGSVKDNPVLQCLDRLSQLNSSPNSQIGDEIVDLLDKLTELCKAEGSGNAAIASRNGGVEIVCSICSKIEIGCLRAVFLALRALASLLHDLQSREAFRASGGPKILVGILTDGFENIDIVSSGFSVVAAAATSNEVIKELFMELKIDELILQVLSVKREVSIESLYDAIRVLLTPDDNRVLASQVYGYARNFAKIGIAGALVESVRGGLSSSSLVSASIALKAVAVNDEICTSIAENGGIDAVLLCIDDSSEQGNKTVAKVCCSLLCKLAGSDANKNAIVEKKGMDRLMKLSSRFFDDPSVLQEIMAVISVLSLRSPDNAAIAIEAGAGELALQAMQKFPAAQQMQRNSCLMIRNLVSRNAANRTILLNSGMEKHIRMAKQNHVSCNEAATDALRDLGLDDYNM, from the exons ATGGGCCCACCGAAGAACGCCGCCCGTACGATCTCTCAGGAGGCCTTCGACGAGGTGGTGAAGGAGAACATGGAAGATCTCGGCATGGACCCCACCGAGGCCCTCGAAGACGCCATCCAAACCCTAACTCTCCAGGGCGTCGATCTCTCCG GGATCGTGACCTGCGTCCCCGGAGAGGGTAGTGTTAAAGACAATCCTGTGTTACAGTGCTTGGATAGATTGAGCCAGTTGAATTCTAGTCCAAACAGTCAAATTGGCGATGAAATTGTGGATTTACTTGATAAACTTACCGAGCTCTGTAAAGCCGAAGGTTCTGGGAATGCAGCAATAGCTTCTAGAAATGGAGGGGTTGAAATAGTTTGTTCTATATGTTCTAAGATTGAGATCGGGTGCTTACGCGCTGTCTTTTTGGCGTTGAGGGCATTGGCTTCATTGCTACATG ATTTGCAAAGTCGAGAAGCATTTAGGGCAAGTGGTGGACCAAAGATTTTGGTGGGTATTCTAACTGATGGATTTGAGAATATTGACATAGTGAGTAGTGGTTTTTCTGTCGTTGCTGCGGCTGCAACGAGTAATGAGGTCATAAAGGAGTTATTCATGGAGTTGAAGATTGATGAGCTTATTCTGCAAGTATTGAGTGTAAAAAGGGAAGTCAGCATTGAGAGTTTGTATGATGCTATACGGGTTCTCTTAACACCTGATGATAATCGTGTTTTGGCTTCACAA GTTTATGGTTATGCGCGGAACTTTGCCAAAATTGGAATTGCTGGAGCTCTGGTTGAATCAGTACGTGGGGGGCTTAGCTCATCTAGTCTTGTTTCAGCAAGCATTGCTTTAAAGGCTGTCGCTGTCAAT GATGAAATATGTACATCCATTGCCGAAAATGGTGGAATTGATGCAGTTCTCTTATGTATTGATGACAGTAGTGAACAAGGCAACAAAACTGTTGCTAAAGTTTGCTGTTCTTTGCTCTGCAAG TTGGCAGGAAGTGACGCAAATAAGAATGCCATTGTTGAGAAGAAGGGTATGGATAGGCTAATGAAACTGTCATCTAGATTTTTTGATGACCCTTCTGTCCTTCAAGAG ATTATGGCTGTTATTTCTGTACTCTCCTTAAGGTCCCCAGACAATGCAGCCATTGCCATTGAAGCTGGGGCTGGAGAACTTGCCCTCCAAGCTATGCAGAAGTTCCCTGCGGCACAGCAAATGCAGAGGAATTCCTGTCTCATGATTCGGAATCTTGTCTCAAGAAACGCAGCCAACAG AACTATTCTGCTCAATAGCGGTATGGAGAAACACATAAGGATGGCCAAGCAAAACCATGTAAGTTGTAATGAAGCCGCTACCGATGCATTGAGGGATCTGGGACTTGACGACTACAACATGTAA
- the LOC103454487 gene encoding uncharacterized protein: protein MGSNFAQITLAMVLIASMLAVSTANKDWQSGNYSGWGFSHGSYHLNKTQGPNKIAVGGSENWHFGFNYTEWALKNGPFYLKDTLVFKYDPPNNTTRPHSVYLFQDFWSFLNCDLSRARMAGNQTQGGGDGFEFVLKRWQPYYFACGEHDGLHCKDGLMRFPVFPMFRG from the exons ATGGGTTCCAATTTTGCTCAAATTACACTAGCAATGGTGCTAATTGCTTCAATGCTGGCAGTTAGCACAGCCAATAAGGATTGGCAATCTGGTAATTACAGCGGTTGGGGCTTCAGCCATGGCTCATATCACCTCAATAAGACCCAAGGACCAAACAAGATCGCTGTTGGTGGCTCAGAAAACTGGCATTTCGGATTCAACTACACAGAATGGGCTTTGAAGAATGGACCATTTTACCTCAAGGACACTCTCG TTTTCAAGTATGATCCACCGAATAACACCACACGTCCTCACAGCGTCTACTTGTTCCAAGACTTTTGGAGCTTCTTGAACTGTGACTTGAGTCGAGCAAGAATGGCGGGAAATCAAACACAAGGAGGCGGAGACGGCTTTGAGTTTGTTCTCAAGAGGTGGCAGCCTTACTACTTCGCTTGCGGCGAGCATGATGGTTTACATTGTAAGGACGGATTGATGAGGTTCCCTGTCTTCCCAATGTTTCGTGGCTAG
- the LOC139188340 gene encoding uncharacterized protein isoform X1, protein MGPEERRSLKQALRASKQSAWEREHLHKIPNRGQGSGTSGGAQMRRGGSLRESQPTPPIAPSLYKSSNARQKSVWSYFKGGNVKEGMGRLISKFFIYENVPAAKASSHHFKNMVVGCQQAGVGVQPPTPYEIRNKYLDMEYKDIGEYVNKLRSKWETNGCTIMCDGWTGPTRLSIINFMVYSKGKTIFLKSVDASDHIKNYKYIYKLLRDVIMEVGEHNVVQVVTDNGSAFVKAGKKLMKHHNVFWTSCAAHCIDLMFEAMGKRENVATVVKRAGTITNYIYNHGWLLANMREFCRGEIIRPATTRFATNYIALNSLLKKKAGLKQLFTSDDWANHNFSRSNTGRMVESIVLDHAFWSQTEHVCQVFEPLYKVLRIVDTEVYPTMGAVYELMRVVKDELERKHGARWVVKIIEDRWYKTLYHDLHAAAYYLNPRYQYRPGVGDDGNLIRAVHNVYSKLDPASPAVGQFGNEVHNYLNYNNYFVGLN, encoded by the exons atgggacctgaagaacgacgcagtttgaaacaagcattacgtgcctccaaacagtcagcatgggaaagagaacaccttcataaaattcctaataggggacaaggttccgggacaagtggtggtgcacaaatgagacggggaggcagtcttagagaatcacaaccaacaccaccaatagccccaagtttatataagtcatccaacgcacgtcaaaagagtgtttggagttatttcaagggaggtaatgtgaaggagggaatggggcgtctaattagcaagttctttatctatgaaaatgtccctgctgcgaaggcttcatcacatcatttcaaaaatatggtagtgggatgtcaacaggccggtgttggagtacaacctcccactccctatgagataagaaacaaatatttggatatggagtataaagacattggcgagtatgttaacaagttgaggtcaaagtgggaaactaatggttgcacaatcatgtgtgacggatggaccggcccgaccagattatctatcatcaacttcatggtatatTCCAAGggcaagacaatttttttgaagtctgttgatgcttcagaccatataaagaattacaagtatatttacaaattattgagggatgtaatcatggaggtgggagagcataatgttgtccaagtcgtgaccgacaacggttctgcatttgtcaaagctggaaaaaagttaatgaagcatcataatgtgttttggacatcatgtgcagcacattgtattgatcttatgtttgaggcaatggggaagagagagaatgttgctactgtggtcaaaagagctgGAACGATcactaattatatttacaatcacggttggttgttggcaaatatgcgtgaattttgcagaggagaaattattcgtccagctaccactcgattcgccaccaactatattgcattaaacagcctactcaagaagaaagcagggttgaagcaactattcactagtgacgattgggccaaccacaatttcagccgctcaaatacaggtcgtatggtggaaagtatagtgcttgatcatgctttttggagtcaaacagaacatgtgtgtcaagtgtttgaacctctttacaaagttttacggatcgttgacacagaagtgtatcctactatgggggctgtatatgagttgatgcgtgtagtgaaggatgaattggaaagaaaacatggtgcaaggtgggtcgtaaaaataattgaagaccgatggtataaaacattataccacgatttgcatgcagcag catattatttgaatccccgataccaatacagacccggtgttggagatgatggtaaccttatacgtgctgtacataatgtatactctaaattagaccctgcatcaccagcagttggccaatttggaaatgaggtacacaattacttaaattataataattactttgttggattaaactaa
- the LOC139188340 gene encoding uncharacterized protein isoform X2 — protein sequence MGPEERRSLKQALRASKQSAWEREHLHKIPNRGQGSGTSGGAQMRRGGSLRESQPTPPIAPSLYKSSNARQKSVWSYFKGGNVKEGMGRLISKFFIYENVPAAKASSHHFKNMVVGCQQAGVGVQPPTPYEIRNKYLDMEYKDIGEYVNKLRSKWETNGCTIMCDGWTGPTRLSIINFMVYSKGKTIFLKSVDASDHIKNYKYIYKLLRDVIMEVGEHNVVQVVTDNGSAFVKAGKKLMKHHNVFWTSCAAHCIDLMFEAMGKRENVATVVKRAGTITNYIYNHGWLLANMREFCRGEIIRPATTRFATNYIALNSLLKKKAGLKQLFTSDDWANHNFSRSNTGRMVESIVLDHAFWSQTEHVCQVFEPLYKVLRIVDTEVYPTMGAVYELMRVVKDELERKHGARWVVKIIEDRWYKTLYHDLHAADPVLEMMVTLYVLYIMYTLN from the exons atgggacctgaagaacgacgcagtttgaaacaagcattacgtgcctccaaacagtcagcatgggaaagagaacaccttcataaaattcctaataggggacaaggttccgggacaagtggtggtgcacaaatgagacggggaggcagtcttagagaatcacaaccaacaccaccaatagccccaagtttatataagtcatccaacgcacgtcaaaagagtgtttggagttatttcaagggaggtaatgtgaaggagggaatggggcgtctaattagcaagttctttatctatgaaaatgtccctgctgcgaaggcttcatcacatcatttcaaaaatatggtagtgggatgtcaacaggccggtgttggagtacaacctcccactccctatgagataagaaacaaatatttggatatggagtataaagacattggcgagtatgttaacaagttgaggtcaaagtgggaaactaatggttgcacaatcatgtgtgacggatggaccggcccgaccagattatctatcatcaacttcatggtatatTCCAAGggcaagacaatttttttgaagtctgttgatgcttcagaccatataaagaattacaagtatatttacaaattattgagggatgtaatcatggaggtgggagagcataatgttgtccaagtcgtgaccgacaacggttctgcatttgtcaaagctggaaaaaagttaatgaagcatcataatgtgttttggacatcatgtgcagcacattgtattgatcttatgtttgaggcaatggggaagagagagaatgttgctactgtggtcaaaagagctgGAACGATcactaattatatttacaatcacggttggttgttggcaaatatgcgtgaattttgcagaggagaaattattcgtccagctaccactcgattcgccaccaactatattgcattaaacagcctactcaagaagaaagcagggttgaagcaactattcactagtgacgattgggccaaccacaatttcagccgctcaaatacaggtcgtatggtggaaagtatagtgcttgatcatgctttttggagtcaaacagaacatgtgtgtcaagtgtttgaacctctttacaaagttttacggatcgttgacacagaagtgtatcctactatgggggctgtatatgagttgatgcgtgtagtgaaggatgaattggaaagaaaacatggtgcaaggtgggtcgtaaaaataattgaagaccgatggtataaaacattataccacgatttgcatgcagcag acccggtgttggagatgatggtaaccttatacgtgctgtacataatgtatactctaaattag